The region CCGAAGGCACCCGGAAATCATACGGGGCGCGATGTTCGGGAGTCTAGCGCGGCCACGAAAATACTGACGGTGGGACACGTCTGGATTGCAGAAAATGCATGTGCGCCGGCGCGGAACTAAGGCGCCGAGCGCAGCTCATGAACGAACGTTAGAATCATCGTGAACAGGACGACCGCGCCAGCCTGGTGTGTCGCCGCAGCATGGACGGGGACGATGAGTAGCAGGGTGGTGATGCCCAGCACCACCTGGAATACGGCCATGATCATCAGGCCGTTGGCGATCATGCGCGCCCGGGGTGCCAGCGCCAGCCAGCGGCTGCGCCACCACAGGTCTGACACCGCGGCGAGGCTGACGAGCGCCAGTACCCTGTGATGGAACTGGATCGTGCCATGGTCCTCGAAGGGGGCGGCCACATGGTCGAAATAACCCGGCGGCAGGATCGCGCCGTCCATCAGCGGGAACGAGTTGAAGATCAGGCCGGCGTCGGTGCCGGCGACAAACGCGCCCGAAACGATGGTGATCGCGATCAGGCCGAGCGCGGCCAGGGCCAGGCGCCTGACGCGTGTCGCGTGCCCGTCCGCGATCATGGCCGGGCGGGGAAAGATCAGCGATAGGCCGGACCAGACCAGCGCCGCGTAGATCAGGAAGGCGAGCGACAGGTGGGCGACGAGCCGGTACTGGCTGACCTCGGGGATGTCGACCAGCCCGCTGCGCACCATGTACCAGCCGAGCGCGCCCTGGGCCCCGCCGAGTACGAACAGTCCGATCAGACGCGGCACCAGGGACATCCGGATCCGGCCACGGATGAGGAACCAGATGAACGGCAGGAGGAAGACCAGTCCGATCAGCCGACCCCAGAGCCGGTGGATATATTCCCACCAGAAGATCGTGCGGAATTCGGCCAGGGTCATGCCGGCGTTGATTTCGAGATATTGCGGGGAGGCGCGATAGAGGTCGAATGCCCGGGTCCAGGCCGTCTCGCTGAGGGGTGGCAGAAAACCGGTGACGGGCCGCCAGTC is a window of Alphaproteobacteria bacterium DNA encoding:
- a CDS encoding COX15/CtaA family protein, with translation MATTSSIQPDAPRGRASEYANDRAIGIWLMVCAGMVLAMIVIGGITRLTESGLSIVDWRPVTGFLPPLSETAWTRAFDLYRASPQYLEINAGMTLAEFRTIFWWEYIHRLWGRLIGLVFLLPFIWFLIRGRIRMSLVPRLIGLFVLGGAQGALGWYMVRSGLVDIPEVSQYRLVAHLSLAFLIYAALVWSGLSLIFPRPAMIADGHATRVRRLALAALGLIAITIVSGAFVAGTDAGLIFNSFPLMDGAILPPGYFDHVAAPFEDHGTIQFHHRVLALVSLAAVSDLWWRSRWLALAPRARMIANGLMIMAVFQVVLGITTLLLIVPVHAAATHQAGAVVLFTMILTFVHELRSAP